The genomic segment GCTTGTTTTATTTTAATGAATTCAATAGGTTCTCCAGACTCATGTCGTCTTGGATCAAAACCTCACGGGGCTTCGATCCATGTGCCTGTCCTACGATACCTGCCTTCTCTAATTGGTCCATCAAACGGCCTGCACGGTTATAGCCAATGGCAAACTTACGCTGAATCAAACTCGTCGAACCGCTCTGCTCATGAACAATGAGGCGTGCAGCATCATCAAACATTGGGTCAAGATGACTCAAATCTGCATCGCTGCCAGATGAACTCAAGCCTTCAGACTCACTTACGGGAGGCTCAGGCAACTCGTAAGGTTCCAAATAGCCCTGTTGTTGAGCAATAAACTGATTAATATTATCAACCTCTGGTGTGTCAACGAATGCACATTGTACACGAACGGGATCGTTTCCTTGGAGGTAAAGCATGTCGCCTCGGCCAATAAGTTGCTGCGCACCCATACGGTCGAGAATGGTCTTCGAGTCAATTCCCTGTGAAACCTTGAAGGCAATACGCGCTGGGAAGTTGGCCTTGATGGTACCAGTAATGATGTTCGTGGTAGGACGCTGAGTGGCAATAATCATGTGAATACCTACGGCACGGGCCTTCTGGGCAATTCGGGCAATAGGCAATTCGATTTCTTTGCCTGCAGTCATAATCAGGTCGCCATACTCATCGATAACAACCACGATGTATGGCATAAACTTATGGCCCTTCTCGGGGTTCAACTTTCGGGCAATGAACTTGCGGTTATAGTCCTTGATATTGCGTTCGCCCGCAGCCATCAGCAACTCGTAACGAGCATCCATCTCTACACAAAGACTTTGAAGCGTACGAATAACCTTTGTGGTGTCAGTAATGATAGGTGACGCATTGTCATCTGGTACCTTTGCCAAGAAGTGATTAGCAATCTTGGCATAGATACTGAACTCAACCATCTTGGGGTCAACCAGCACAATTTTCATCTCGGCTGGGTGCTTTTTGTATAGCAATGAGGTTAGGATGGCATTCAAACCAACAGACTTACCCTGACCAGTGGCACCGGCCACAAGCAAGTGCGGGGCTTTTGCAAGGTCAAACATAAACACCTCGTTTGTGATAGTCTTACCCATGGCACAAGGCAATTCCATCGTGGTTTCCTGGAACTTCTTTGAGTTAAGGATTGACTCCATCGACACGATGTTTGCTTTTGCGTTTGGCACCTCAATACCTATAGTTCCCTTACCGGGAATAGGTGCAATGATACGAATACCAAGAGCTTTCAGACTCAAGGCGATATCATCCTCAAGGCCGCGTATCTTAGATATGCGAACACCTTGAGCTGGAGTAATCTCGTAAAGAGTGATGGTTGGGCCAACGGTGGCCTTGATGCTGCTAATCTCAATGCCGAACGTGCGAAGGACTTCTATGATTCGATTCTTGTTGGCTGTCTGCTCTTCCATGTCAATGTAGGGCTTGCCATCCGACTCATAGGTGTTTAGCAGGTCCAGCGTGGGATAATGGTAATTTTCCAAATCACGTTTAGGGTCATAAGGCTCTAAGTTGTCAACGTCCACCTGGGGATTCTCCGTGTCGTCGGCCTTCTCCTCTTCGCCAGCAACAGTTATCTCAATTTCAGGCTCATCCTTTTGTTCCATCGTTGTTACAACAGGCTCGACAACAGTCTTTTGTTGTCCAAAGTCCACAACCTGCGTCTGGGGGTTGTCAAACACTTCAGGGTCCTCTTCTGTTTGAATTAATTTCTCGTAGGAATCGTCAGGTGCGACTTCCGTCGTGTCATTATTGTTGACGGTGAATTTCACCTTTCTGACAAATCCCATTGGATTCAGAATTTTGCGAATCCACACAATGGTCTCTGAACTAACATACATCAGAAACAATATAGCAACAATAATCAATATGGCAACAAGACCAGGACTTCCTATGTATCGTTCCAGCAAGCGGCAAACATATAAGCCATGTTCACCTCCTGGGCAGAAATGCGAAGAAGAGCACAAAGGCGTTGCAAACTTTGCTAAGGCTACTGAGAACCATTCCATAACCACGGCTACGCAAATGAACCATTTGAGCAATGAAGGTTTGTAGGCCTTCATTAATGCCAATGAGAAAAGGAACATCAACAAGGGTAATCCAAAAGAGGACACACCAAAACAATGATTCATGAAGAAATAGGCTGCATAGGCGCCAAGGCTACCTACGGCATTTCCAAACTTCTGAGGCTCGTTTTCCAAATCGCCTTCTCTTAAATTCTCAATGATACTCTGGTCGGCAGCTCCTGTTGTGAAGTATGAAACAAAGGCCCACGTTAAGCAAACAGAGAGCGCAAAAAGAAGCATTCCTAAGAAGAAATGCAAACGCTCATTTTGAAAAACTTGTGAAATATGACGTAGTCCCAATGATTCCAACATAGACGGACTTGCAGATTGCGACATCGACTTCTTGCTCTTTTTCTTAGCCATTATTCTATAGTATTTCGTTAATTCTTCTGCAAAATTAGCGGAAAAAAATCAGTTATCATCATAAAATCACATTTTTTTTGTATTTTTGCACCACGAAAAAGATATAGAATGCTTAAAACGATATACAACAAATATGACAAGGCAATGATTCCATCGTTGCCAATTGCCCAATTTCCCGGAAGAATCATTGTGATTCTGACGCCAGGAGAAACAGAGAAGGCTGTGCGATATTTACTCTCACAACCCATTTTGGGATTTGATACAGAGACTCGGCCATCTTTTAAGCGTGGTCATCAATACAAAGTATCGCTTTTGCAAGTGTCTACCATAGACACATGTTTCTTGTTTAGGTTAAACCACACAGGGCTTACCCCTGCAATCATTCAATTATTGGAAGACCGAACAGTAAAGAAAATAGGTCTTTCCTGGCATGATGACTTAAATTCACTCAATAAAATCGGGAATTTCAAAACGGGTAGTTTTATTGAAATCCAAGACCTTGTTCGCGATTTGGGTATAGAAGACTTGAGTCTACAGAAATTATATGCAAATCTATTTAATCAGAAAATCAGCAAAAGACAACAGTTGAGCAATTGGGAAACTGATATTCTAACTGATAAGCAAAAGATGTATGCTGCCACAGATGCATGGGCTTGCATCATGATATACCAAGAAATCATAAAACTCAAAGAATCGGGCAATTACAAATTAATTATTAAAGAAGAACATAATAATGAATAAAGTATATTTAAAACGAGGCAAAGAAGAAAGTCTTCTTCGTTTTCACCCATGGATTTTCTCTGGTGCAATCCATCATATGGATAACGGAATTGAAGAAGGAGAAGTAGTGCGTGTGGTTACGGAAAAGGGTGATTTCATCGCTATCGGGCACTATCAGCAAGGGTCAATTGCTGTGCGTGTGCTCACCTTTAATGATGTAGAAATCAACCAACAGTTTTGGACTTCCCGTATCCAATCTGCTCTTGACATGCGTATTGCTATCGGGCTAACAAACAATCCTCAGACCAACGCCTATCGATTAATTCACGGCGAAGGTGACCTTCTTCCTGGACTTATCATCGATATTTATGCAGACACAGCGGTAATGCAGGCGCATAGCATCGGCATGCATTTAGCGCGTCACACCATTGCTTCAGCACTTGCTGAGGTGATGAAGGAACATGTTTCTAACATTTATTACAAGAGCGAGACTACCCTATCGTTCATGGAACCTGAAAATGGTTTCTTGCTTGGAGAGACAGACAATAACATTGCAATAGAAAACGGCCTGAAATTCTATGTTGACTGGCTTCGTGGACAGAAAACTGGCTTCTTTGTAGATCAACGTGAGAATCGTGCTTTACTTGAGAAATACGCTAAAGGAAAGAACGTCCTAAACATGTTCTGCTATACAGGTGGCTTCTC from the Prevotella sp. E15-22 genome contains:
- a CDS encoding DNA translocase FtsK 4TM domain-containing protein, with protein sequence MAKKKSKKSMSQSASPSMLESLGLRHISQVFQNERLHFFLGMLLFALSVCLTWAFVSYFTTGAADQSIIENLREGDLENEPQKFGNAVGSLGAYAAYFFMNHCFGVSSFGLPLLMFLFSLALMKAYKPSLLKWFICVAVVMEWFSVALAKFATPLCSSSHFCPGGEHGLYVCRLLERYIGSPGLVAILIIVAILFLMYVSSETIVWIRKILNPMGFVRKVKFTVNNNDTTEVAPDDSYEKLIQTEEDPEVFDNPQTQVVDFGQQKTVVEPVVTTMEQKDEPEIEITVAGEEEKADDTENPQVDVDNLEPYDPKRDLENYHYPTLDLLNTYESDGKPYIDMEEQTANKNRIIEVLRTFGIEISSIKATVGPTITLYEITPAQGVRISKIRGLEDDIALSLKALGIRIIAPIPGKGTIGIEVPNAKANIVSMESILNSKKFQETTMELPCAMGKTITNEVFMFDLAKAPHLLVAGATGQGKSVGLNAILTSLLYKKHPAEMKIVLVDPKMVEFSIYAKIANHFLAKVPDDNASPIITDTTKVIRTLQSLCVEMDARYELLMAAGERNIKDYNRKFIARKLNPEKGHKFMPYIVVVIDEYGDLIMTAGKEIELPIARIAQKARAVGIHMIIATQRPTTNIITGTIKANFPARIAFKVSQGIDSKTILDRMGAQQLIGRGDMLYLQGNDPVRVQCAFVDTPEVDNINQFIAQQQGYLEPYELPEPPVSESEGLSSSGSDADLSHLDPMFDDAARLIVHEQSGSTSLIQRKFAIGYNRAGRLMDQLEKAGIVGQAHGSKPREVLIQDDMSLENLLNSLK
- a CDS encoding 3'-5' exonuclease; this translates as MLKTIYNKYDKAMIPSLPIAQFPGRIIVILTPGETEKAVRYLLSQPILGFDTETRPSFKRGHQYKVSLLQVSTIDTCFLFRLNHTGLTPAIIQLLEDRTVKKIGLSWHDDLNSLNKIGNFKTGSFIEIQDLVRDLGIEDLSLQKLYANLFNQKISKRQQLSNWETDILTDKQKMYAATDAWACIMIYQEIIKLKESGNYKLIIKEEHNNE
- a CDS encoding class I SAM-dependent rRNA methyltransferase translates to MNKVYLKRGKEESLLRFHPWIFSGAIHHMDNGIEEGEVVRVVTEKGDFIAIGHYQQGSIAVRVLTFNDVEINQQFWTSRIQSALDMRIAIGLTNNPQTNAYRLIHGEGDLLPGLIIDIYADTAVMQAHSIGMHLARHTIASALAEVMKEHVSNIYYKSETTLSFMEPENGFLLGETDNNIAIENGLKFYVDWLRGQKTGFFVDQRENRALLEKYAKGKNVLNMFCYTGGFSFYAMRGGAKCVHSVDSSAKAIELTRRNVELNFPGDPRHEAFCEDAFKYLDKIKGYDLIILDPPAFAKHRGALHNALKGYTRLNQKAFEKIERGGILFTFSCSQVVTKDHFRNAVFTAAALAGRKVRILHQLHQPADHPINIYHPEGEYLKGLVLYVE